In Arctopsyche grandis isolate Sample6627 chromosome 13, ASM5162203v2, whole genome shotgun sequence, one DNA window encodes the following:
- the LOC143921445 gene encoding putative phosphatidate phosphatase isoform X2, whose protein sequence is MEPNQPEFNLGLKIVIDGLLLLCVGLPILFYFLWGKPYKRGFFCDDESLRHPFHPSTVTSTMLYIFGLGGPIILILVTEFVLYIKKKKHERKKSRLLFMRFNVSPWIWSSYNTIGVFGFGVACQQLATDIAKYTVGRLRPHFFDVCQPDIDCDAVENRWAYIQNFTCKGTDPHLLKEMRLSFPSGHSSFSTFTMIYVAVYVQRRFKWAGSKLLRHGCQFIAFMLAWFTILSRISDYKHHWSDVLAGSCIGAITAILIQLLLNTNYFRFEISNKVLVETTPLMND, encoded by the exons atggaACCAAACCAACCCGAATTTAATTTGGGACTTAAAATCGTCATCGATGGACTCCTCTTGTTGTGCG TTGGATTacccatattattttatttcttatggGGGAAACCGTATAAGAGAGGTTTTTTTTGCGACGATGAATCCCTACGACATCCATTTCATCCATCGACAGTTACGAGTACGATGCTATACATCTTTGGGCTCGGCGGACCCATCATATTG atattggtgaccgaattcgtattgtatataaaaaaaaaaaaacatgaacgAAAGAAATCTCGTCTCTTATTCATGAGGTTCAACGTCAGTCCATGGATTTGGTCTTCGTACAATACAATTGGAGTCTTCGGTTTTGGAGTTGCATGTCAGCAGCTTGCAACTGATATTGCAAAATATACTGTTGGAAGACTAAGACCTCACTTTTTTGat gTATGCCAACCAGACATTGACTGTGATGCAGTGGAAAATAGATGGGCATATATTCAAAACTTCACGTGCAAAGGCACGGATCCACATCTCTTAAAAGAAATGAGATTGTCATTCCCTAGTGGACACTCTTCGTTTTCAACGTTCACTATGATATATGTTGCT GTTTATGTGCAACGCAGATTTAAGTGGGCAGGTTCAAAGTTATTGCGTCATGGATGTCAATTTATCGCCTTTATGCTCGCATGGTTCACGATACTGTCACGAATCTCAGACTATAAGCATCACTGGAGTGATGTTTTGGCCGGGTCATGCATCGGAGCCATCACCGCAATACTAATT CAACTTTTATTAAACACGAATTATTTTCGGTTCGAAATTTCAAATAAGGTGTTAGTAGAAACTACACCATTGATGAACGATTAA
- the LOC143921445 gene encoding putative phosphatidate phosphatase isoform X1 has protein sequence MRKLQFVWGRDDGRWLALGPYAPSLIQYIKTMEPNQPEFNLGLKIVIDGLLLLCVGLPILFYFLWGKPYKRGFFCDDESLRHPFHPSTVTSTMLYIFGLGGPIILILVTEFVLYIKKKKHERKKSRLLFMRFNVSPWIWSSYNTIGVFGFGVACQQLATDIAKYTVGRLRPHFFDVCQPDIDCDAVENRWAYIQNFTCKGTDPHLLKEMRLSFPSGHSSFSTFTMIYVAVYVQRRFKWAGSKLLRHGCQFIAFMLAWFTILSRISDYKHHWSDVLAGSCIGAITAILIFGCVSDLWKPKSPISSPKSENTYDTNAGTPDNGNLEMI, from the exons ATGCGCAAGCTTCAGTTTGTGTGGGGGCGCGACGATGGTAGGTGGCTGGCGTTGGGGCCATACGCTCCAtcattaatacaatatataaaaacaatggaACCAAACCAACCCGAATTTAATTTGGGACTTAAAATCGTCATCGATGGACTCCTCTTGTTGTGCG TTGGATTacccatattattttatttcttatggGGGAAACCGTATAAGAGAGGTTTTTTTTGCGACGATGAATCCCTACGACATCCATTTCATCCATCGACAGTTACGAGTACGATGCTATACATCTTTGGGCTCGGCGGACCCATCATATTG atattggtgaccgaattcgtattgtatataaaaaaaaaaaaacatgaacgAAAGAAATCTCGTCTCTTATTCATGAGGTTCAACGTCAGTCCATGGATTTGGTCTTCGTACAATACAATTGGAGTCTTCGGTTTTGGAGTTGCATGTCAGCAGCTTGCAACTGATATTGCAAAATATACTGTTGGAAGACTAAGACCTCACTTTTTTGat gTATGCCAACCAGACATTGACTGTGATGCAGTGGAAAATAGATGGGCATATATTCAAAACTTCACGTGCAAAGGCACGGATCCACATCTCTTAAAAGAAATGAGATTGTCATTCCCTAGTGGACACTCTTCGTTTTCAACGTTCACTATGATATATGTTGCT GTTTATGTGCAACGCAGATTTAAGTGGGCAGGTTCAAAGTTATTGCGTCATGGATGTCAATTTATCGCCTTTATGCTCGCATGGTTCACGATACTGTCACGAATCTCAGACTATAAGCATCACTGGAGTGATGTTTTGGCCGGGTCATGCATCGGAGCCATCACCGCAATACTAATT tttgGGTGTGTATCGGACTTGTGGAAACCGAAGTCGCCAatttcatcaccgaaatctgaAAATACGTATGATACGAATGCAGGAACTCCCGATAATGGTAACTTAGAAATGATATAA